A portion of the Salminus brasiliensis chromosome 11, fSalBra1.hap2, whole genome shotgun sequence genome contains these proteins:
- the LOC140565396 gene encoding uncharacterized protein, translated as MCCIFCHVTDEKPRELSKMREPSYAKDAGLKLREALKQQLLIIHERIEARKIAKMALAEVRNIIAKEEEEKALNRIREESETKAWERAEARLKEEGERIEKEDVEKAMERIKREKEEREKMAEKAKAEKAEDKEKPEKETQKKPLDKPADVEGKTAEKEGKGKEAKKTKKKQ; from the exons ATGTGCTGTATTTTTTGTCATGTAACAGATGAGAAGCCAAGAGAGTTGTCCAAGATGAGAG AGCCTTCCTACGCCAAAGATGCTGGGTTGAAGCTGAGGGAAGCGCTTAAACAGCAACTCCTCATCATCCACGAGAGAATAGAGGCCCGGAAAATAGCCAAAATGGCCCTGGCCGAGGTCAGAAACATCATAGccaaggaggaagaggagaaggcCTTGAATCGAATCAGGGAGGAGTCGGAGACTAAAGCCTGGGAGAGAGCTGAGGCTCGGCTAAAAGAGGAAGGCGAGAGAATAGAGAAGGAGGATGTGGAAAAGGCCATGGAGAGGATCAAGAGGGaaaaggaagagagggagaaaatggCAGAGAAGGCAAAGGCAGAAAAAgctgaagacaaagaaaagccAGAGAAGGAAACGCAAAAGAAACCCCTTGATAAGCCTGCTGACGTTGAGGGCAAAACGGCTGAGAAGGAGGGCAAAGGGAAAGAAGCCAAAAAGACTAAAAAGAAACAGTAA